TTCGCCTGCTCTTTCGCTTTCGCCGAGCGCGAACTGATGGAAGGCAACGCGAAAATTATTCGCCTGATCGCCCGCGACGAAGCGCTGCACCTGACCGGTACCCAGCATATGCTGAACCTGATGCGCAGCGGCGAAGATGACCCGGAAATGGCGGAGATTGCTCAGGAGTGCCGTCAGGAGTGTTACGACCTGTTCAAACTGGCGGCGGTGCAGGAGAAAGAGTGGGCGGAATATCTGTTCCGTGACGGCTCAATGATCGGCCTGAACAAAGATATCCTTTGCCAGTACATTGAGTACATCACCAATATCCGCATGCAGGCGGTGGGCCTGGATCTGCCGTTCCAGACGCGCTCTAACCCGATTCCGTGGATCAACGCCTGGCTGGTTTCCGATAATGTGCAGGTGGCGCCGCAGGAGGTGGAAGTTAGCTCCTACCTGGTGGGCCAGATCGATTCGGAAGTGGGCGAAAACGACTTCGACGATTTCCAGCTGTAATTATGGCGGGTATGACGATCAAACTGTGCGTTTCCGGCGCGCAGCTTGAATGCACCGGCGAGCATCCCTCGCTGCTGGCGCTGCTGGAGGCGAATAATATTTGCGTCGAGTATCAGTGCCGCGAAGGCTACTGCGGCTCCTGCCGCACGCGGCTGGTGAAAGGGGAAGTCCGCTACGCCGGGCAACCGCTGGCCTTTATTCAGCAGGGCGAGATCCTGCCCTGCTGCTGCACAGCCAACGGCGATATCGAAATCGAACTATAAAGCGGGCCGCGGCCCGCTTTTTTGCTTTTCTGCTTACTCTTTCAACGTTTCGACAATATCGACCCAGCCGTGGCCGGTGGTCACTTCCATGCCGTGCAGCCAGCGACGCAGCATATTCATCGCCATCATCGCCACCAGCTCCTGACGCGTTTTCAGCGTATGACGCTGGTTATTGAACTGTACCTGTTGAGCGAACACCCCATCCGGCGTCGCCAGCGCAAAACCGAGCTGCTCGTTTTGCAGCGAGCCGACGCAGAGCGCGACGTCGGCCTGCTGCGTTTTCGCCCGCGCCCGCTGCGCCAGCTGCGTCAGGCTCTCTTCGCCGGCAGGCAGCACCTCGCCCGCCACGCCGGGCGCCTCGCCGGAAGCCAGCTGCCACTGCAGCAGCCCGGCGGTAAAGCGTTCGCTGACGGTCAACGTCAGGCCGCGCTGCTTAAGCTGCCGCGCCAGCAGCGCCGGCAACCCTTCGGTCCCTTCAAACAATGTGCATTCCGCCAGTTGCAGACGCACCTGCTGCCACGCCTGCTCCATCGCCACCCGCTGCGCGGCCGGGCCGGTCAGCTTGATTTCAATTATCGGCATGGAGGAGCGATAGCCCATCACCACCCCTTCCGGCAGCGGCAGCGGCTCCAGCTCGGCGGCCAGATCGCTTTCGCCGCGCCCGAAGGTGGTGAGGCGCAGGCAGAGCGGCGGCTCCGGCAGTGCGAAGCGCGCCTTCAGGCGCGGCAGGATCTGCTGCTCCACCATCACCTTAAATTCCGACGGCACGCCGGGAGTAAAGAAAATCCAGCAGTCGTTAAGGGTGACGGCGAAACCGCAGGCGGTGCCGACCGGGTTATCAATCATTTCGCTGCCGGCCGGGATCTCCGCCTGTTTGCGGTTACTCGCCGCCATCGGCCTGCCACGGCTGGCGAAAAAGGCCTCGATTTTCTCCAGCCACGCTGGCTGCAGCGCCAGTTCCACACCGCAGGCGGTGGCGGCGGCCAGCGCGCTGAGATCGTCGCTGGTCGGGCCGAGGCCGCCGTTAACAATCAAGACGTCGGCCACGCGGCTACGCTCCGTCAACGCCTCCACCAGCGCATGCAGGCTATCGCCGACGGTAGAACGGCTGCTCATCGGCAGTCCCTGCTGAAACAGTACATCCGCCAGCCAGGCGGCATTGGTATCGATAATCTGGCCGTGCAGCACCTCATCGCCCGTCGAGAGCATTTCCACTCTAATCACGTCACGTCCTCCTGTGGTTAATGCTTTTACTGTAGGAAGGCGCGGTGGCGAATACAACGTAAATTTCCCGGCGTGAACAGTTTTCGGAGATGGCAGCGATAGCTTCTGCCTGATTGTCAGCGCAGCGGCTTTAGCGGCAGAATGGCGCAAACAATAGGTTTACCCAATTAAATTACAAATATAGTTAGGTTAAACCTTTAACCATCACACCGATAGAGAACAGCCACATGAGTAAAAAAGGTCTCACTACCGCCTCAGGCGCGCCGGTTGCCCATAACAACAATTCCATGTCTGCCGGCCGCCGCGGCCCGCTGCTGCTGCAGGATGTCTGGCTGCTGGAGAAGCTGGCGCACTTCGATCGTGAAGTGATCCCGGAGCGTCGTATGCATGCTAAAGGTTCGGGCGCCTACGGCACCTTTACCGTGACGCAGGATATCACCCGCTTTACCCGCGCTAAGCTGTTCTCTGAGGTGGGCAAAAAAACGGACTTGTTTATCCGGTTCTCTACCGTGGCCGGCGAGCGCGGCGGCGCCGATGCCGAGCGCGATATTCGCGGCTTCTCGCTGAAGTTCTATACCGAAGAGGGCAACTGGGATCTGGTCGGCAACAATACGCCGGTCTTCTACCTGCGCGACCCGCTGAAGTTCCCCGATCTCAACCACGTGGTGAAACGCGATCCGCGCACTAACCTGCGCAACCCAACCTACAAATGGGATTTCTTCTCCCATCTGCCGGAAGCGCTGCACCAGCTGACCATTGACTTCAGCGACCGTGGCCTGCCGCGCTCTTACCGTCATATTCACGGTTTTGGCAGCCATACCTACAGCTTTATCAACGATCGGCAGGAACGTTTCTGGGTAAAATTCCATATGCGCTGCCAGCAGGGCATTGCGAATATGATGGATGACGAGGCGACGCAGCTGATTGGCCGCGATCGCGAAAGCTCGCAGCGCGATCTGTTCGAATCGATTGAACGCGGTGATTTCCCGCGCTGGAAGTTTTACGTGCAGGTGATGCCGGAACATGAGGCGTCGCAGACCCCGTACAACCCGTTCGATCTGACCAAAGTGTGGCCGCACGCCGATTACCCGCTGATTGAGGTGGGCGAATTTGAGCTGAACCGTAACCCGGATAACTACTTCGCCGAAGTTGAGCAGGTGGCGATGAGCCCGGCGAACGTGGTGCCCGGCATCGGCTTTTCACCGGACCGTATGCTGCAGGGGCGCCTTTTCTCCTACGGCGACGCGCACCGCTACCGACTGGGCGTGAACCACCACCAGATCCCGGTGAACGCGCCGAAATGCCCGTTCCACAGCTACCACCGCGACGGCGCGATGCGCGTTGACGGCAACAGCGGCAACGGCGCAACCTATGAGCCGAACAGCTTCGGCGTCTTCCAGGAGCAGCCGGACTTCAGCGAGCCGCCGCTGTCGCTGGAAGGCGCGGCCGATCACTGGAACCATCGGGAAGATGACGACTACTTCAGCCAGCCGCGCGCGCTGTTTAATTTGCTGAGCGAAGAAGAACATCAGCGCATGTTCGGCCGCATCGCCGGCGAACTGGCGCAGGTGCCGGAATTTATCCAGCAGCGTCAGCTGGCACTGTTCCGTCAGGTTGACGAAGCCTACGGCGCGGGCGTGGAAGCGGCGCTGCAGGCGCTGAAAGGTTAACACTGCTCCTGTGCGGTCGGTCTTCTCGAAGGTTAACACCGACCCTGTCCGGTCGGTCTTCTCAAAGGCTAACACCGTCCCTGTCCGGTCGGTCTTCTCAAAGGCTAACACCGACCCTGTGCGCTCGGTCTTCTCAAAGGCTAACACCGACCCTGTGCGGTCGGTCTTCTCGAAGGCTAACACCGACCCTGTGCGGTCACTGTATTTATTGCTGAAATGCCTGATAGCAGTCAAAGCCCGGCCTTGATGGCCGGGCTTTTTTATACCTGCGCTTACGCATCTGTCATAAAGCCGTATTTCACAGCGGCGCCAGGCGCCCCACCCGCCGACATTTTTTAACGCGGGCTGGCGCTGACTTCCTTCTCTCTTTAACTTGCAGGCGCAGCCGCCTTCAGCGCGGCTGCGCCTGCAGCCACTGTGCCAGCCGCTGACGTGAAAGCTTAATGCCGCCCTCGCCGATATCCTCCGGCAGCCGCAGCCAGCGTTGCGGACGCTGAAAGTTCGCCAGCTGCGGCTGCGCCCACTCCGCGATGCTCTCCGGCTGATAGCCCGCCGCCAGCGACAGCAGCGCGACCGGCCGCGCGCCCCACTCCCGATCCCGCTGCGGAACGACAAACGCCTGAGTAACGCCCGGATGCTGCAGCAGCAGCTTTTCGATCGCTTCCGGCTGCACCGCCTCGCCGCCGCTAAAGAAAATGTTATCCAGCCGCCCCAGCACCTGCAGCTCGCCATCCTGCCAGCGACCGCGATCGCGGGTATGAAACCAGCCCTGCGCGTCGGTTAGAGGCCAGATCCGCCCCTCCCGCCAGTAGCCCTGCGCCAGGGTCGCGCCGCGAACCTGGATCTCCTCTCCGACGATACGCACCTCACGACCGGCCAGCGGCACGCCGACGCCCGGCCGTCCGTTGGCGCGTTTGGCGCAGATCGTAGCCGCGCTTTCCGTCATGCCGTAGCCGCACCAGCAGCGGATGCCCGCTGCTTCGGCGCGCGCCGCCAGCTCCGTCGGGATCGCCGCGCCGCCGAGCAGCACCGCCTTCAACCCGGCCGGCGGCCGCGCCTGCTGCAACAAACGCCACAGCTGCGTCGGCACCAGCGAAGCGAAACTGCATCCCGCCAGCGCCTGCGCCAGCGACGCGCCGCTCGCCGGGATCGCCAGCACGCCGCCCGCCAGCAGCCAGCGCCAGACAATGCCCTGACCGGAAACGTGACAAAGCGGCAGCGACAGCAGCCAGCACGCCTGCGTATCGAAATTCATCAGCTGATTAACGCCCGCCGCGCTGGCCATCTGCGCGCGCAGGCTGTGCGCCG
This DNA window, taken from Mixta gaviniae, encodes the following:
- the yfaE gene encoding class I ribonucleotide reductase maintenance protein YfaE produces the protein MAGMTIKLCVSGAQLECTGEHPSLLALLEANNICVEYQCREGYCGSCRTRLVKGEVRYAGQPLAFIQQGEILPCCCTANGDIEIEL
- the menE gene encoding o-succinylbenzoate--CoA ligase; the encoded protein is MDADLLNGDFPWRRWAAMMPDAVALRAAGESLSWRALAQRLDRLSAGFHQQGVRSGMCVALRGKNSPALLLAWLALLQAGARLLPFNPQLPSATLSPLLTALQPDFMLNLADPLAASPPALTLRAAASAPSSVWQPDNIATLTLTSGSGGLPKAAAHSLRAQMASAAGVNQLMNFDTQACWLLSLPLCHVSGQGIVWRWLLAGGVLAIPASGASLAQALAGCSFASLVPTQLWRLLQQARPPAGLKAVLLGGAAIPTELAARAEAAGIRCWCGYGMTESAATICAKRANGRPGVGVPLAGREVRIVGEEIQVRGATLAQGYWREGRIWPLTDAQGWFHTRDRGRWQDGELQVLGRLDNIFFSGGEAVQPEAIEKLLLQHPGVTQAFVVPQRDREWGARPVALLSLAAGYQPESIAEWAQPQLANFQRPQRWLRLPEDIGEGGIKLSRQRLAQWLQAQPR
- a CDS encoding nicotinamide mononucleotide deamidase-related protein YfaY codes for the protein MIRVEMLSTGDEVLHGQIIDTNAAWLADVLFQQGLPMSSRSTVGDSLHALVEALTERSRVADVLIVNGGLGPTSDDLSALAAATACGVELALQPAWLEKIEAFFASRGRPMAASNRKQAEIPAGSEMIDNPVGTACGFAVTLNDCWIFFTPGVPSEFKVMVEQQILPRLKARFALPEPPLCLRLTTFGRGESDLAAELEPLPLPEGVVMGYRSSMPIIEIKLTGPAAQRVAMEQAWQQVRLQLAECTLFEGTEGLPALLARQLKQRGLTLTVSERFTAGLLQWQLASGEAPGVAGEVLPAGEESLTQLAQRARAKTQQADVALCVGSLQNEQLGFALATPDGVFAQQVQFNNQRHTLKTRQELVAMMAMNMLRRWLHGMEVTTGHGWVDIVETLKE
- a CDS encoding catalase; protein product: MSKKGLTTASGAPVAHNNNSMSAGRRGPLLLQDVWLLEKLAHFDREVIPERRMHAKGSGAYGTFTVTQDITRFTRAKLFSEVGKKTDLFIRFSTVAGERGGADAERDIRGFSLKFYTEEGNWDLVGNNTPVFYLRDPLKFPDLNHVVKRDPRTNLRNPTYKWDFFSHLPEALHQLTIDFSDRGLPRSYRHIHGFGSHTYSFINDRQERFWVKFHMRCQQGIANMMDDEATQLIGRDRESSQRDLFESIERGDFPRWKFYVQVMPEHEASQTPYNPFDLTKVWPHADYPLIEVGEFELNRNPDNYFAEVEQVAMSPANVVPGIGFSPDRMLQGRLFSYGDAHRYRLGVNHHQIPVNAPKCPFHSYHRDGAMRVDGNSGNGATYEPNSFGVFQEQPDFSEPPLSLEGAADHWNHREDDDYFSQPRALFNLLSEEEHQRMFGRIAGELAQVPEFIQQRQLALFRQVDEAYGAGVEAALQALKG